One Phaseolus vulgaris cultivar G19833 chromosome 2, P. vulgaris v2.0, whole genome shotgun sequence DNA window includes the following coding sequences:
- the LOC137810407 gene encoding homeobox-leucine zipper protein PROTODERMAL FACTOR 2-like — MFHTNMFDSHPHMLDMSPHKTTFSETDLGRPRDDEYETKSGTDTMDAPSGDDQDPNPRPRKKGYRRHTQRQIEEMEAFFKQCPHPDDKQRKELSRDLGLEPLQVKFWFQNKRTQMKTQHERHENSILKAENEKLRAENNRYKEALTNATCPNCGGPAALGEMSFDEQHLRIENARLREEIDRISGIAAKYVGKPVTSSYSNLSSLNNNRMPVGNYGAQSDTVGEMYGGSDPFRSLPAPADADKPMIVELAVAAMEELTRLAQAGDSLWVPGNHHSEILNEEDYLRTFPSRSLGPKPLGLRSEASRESVVIIMNHINLIDILMDVNQWSTMFCGIVSRALTLEVLSTGVAGNYNGALQVMSAEFQVPSPLVPTRENYFVRYCKQQPDGIWAVVDVSLDNLRPSTISRSRRRPSGCLIQELPNGYSKVTWIEHVEVDDRAVHSIYKTLVNSGLAFGAKRWVATLDRQCERLASSMANNIQPGNLCVITSAEGRKSMLKLAERMVISYCTGVGASTAHAWTTLSATGSDDVRVMTRKSTDEPGRPPGIVLSAATSFWLPVPPKKVFDFLRAENSRNEWDILSNGGLVQELAHIANGREPGNCVSLLRVNSANSSQSNMLILQESCTDSTGSYVVYAPVDIVAMNVVLGGGDPDYVALLPSGFAILPDGPGINRGSIHDVGSGGSLLTVAFQILVDSAPTAKLSLGSVATVNSLIKCTVERIKVAVIRDNT, encoded by the exons ATGTTTCACACCAACATGTTTGATTCTCACCCTCACATGCTTGATATGTCACCCCACAAGACTACCTTCTCTGAGACTGACTTGGGAAGGCCCAGAGATGATGAATATGAGACCAAGTCTGGCACTGACACCATGGACGCTCCTTCCGGTGACGACCAAGACCCTAACCCAAGACCCAGAAAGAAGGGTTACCGTCGCCACACACAGCGccaaatagaagaaatggaagC CTTCTTCAAACAGTGTCCCCACCCAGATGACAAGCAAAGAAAAGAGCTGAGCAGGGATTTGGGGTTAGAGCCTTTGCAAGTCAAGTTTTGGTTCCAAAACAAGCGCACCCAGATGAAG ACTCAGCATGAACGACATGAAAATTCTATTCTGAAGGCCGAAAATGAAAAGCTTCGTGCTGAGAACAACAGGTACAAGGAGGCCCTAACCAATGCTACATGCCCCAACTGCGGAGGCCCAGCTGCCCTTGGCGAAATGTCTTTCGACGAGCAGCACTTGAGGATAGAGAATGCTCGGTTAAGAGAAGAG aTTGATAGGATTTCAGGAATTGCGGCCAAGTATGTTGGAAAGCCGGTGACGTCTTCGTACTCCAACCTTTCATCTCTCAACAACAATCGCATGCCTGTCGGTAACTATGGAGCACAGTCAGACACGGTAGGAGAAATGTATGGTGGTAGTGACCCTTTTAGGTCACTCCCAGCTCCAGCTGATGCTGACAAGCCCATGATCGTGGAGCTTGCTGTTGCAGCTATGGAGGAACTCACAAGACTAGCTCAGGCTGGAGACTCTTTATGGGTCCCCGGCAACCACCACTCTGAGATTCTAAATGAAGAAGACTATTTGAGGACTTTCCCTAGTAGAAGTTTGGGTCCCAAACCTTTGGGCCTGAGATCTGAAGCTTCAAGGGAATCTGTGGTGATCATCATGAATCACATTAACCTTATTGATATCCTCATGGATGTG AACCAATGGTCGACTATGTTTTGCGGTATTGTCTCGAGAGCATTGACCCTTGAAGTCCTTTCAACTGGTGTAGCAGGAAACTACAACGGAGCCTTGCAAGTG ATGTCAGCCGAGTTCCAAGTCCCTTCACCGCTTGTTCCAACTCGTGAGAACTATTTCGTGAGGTACTGTAAGCAGCAACCAGATGGGATATGGGCGGTGGTGGATGTTTCCTTGGATAATCTGCGACCCAGCACGATCTCAAGAAGCCGGAGAAGGCCCTCTGGCTGTTTAATTCAAGAATTGCCAAATGGGTACTCAAAG GTTACATGGATCGAACATGTAGAAGTGGATGATAGAGCAGTGCATAGCATATATAAAACTTTAGTCAATTCCGGTCTCGCCTTTGGAGCTAAACGCTGGGTGGCTACATTAGACAGACAGTGCGAACGTCTTGCCAGTTCAATGGCCAACAACATACAACCAGGGAACCTCTGTG TGATAACGAGTGCTGAGGGAAGGAAAAGTATGCTGAAGCTGGCAGAGAGAATGGTGATTAGCTACTGCACTGGTGTAGGTGCTTCTACTGCACATGCTTGGACAACACTCTCCGCAACTGGATCTGATGACGTAAGGGTCATGACTAGAAAGAGCACTGACGAACCTGGCAGACCACCCGGTATAGTGCTAAGTGCTGCCACTTCTTTCTGGCTCCCAGTTCCTCCAAAGAAGGTTTTTGATTTCCTACGTGCTGAAAACTCAAGAAATGAG TGGGACATTCTTTCCAATGGGGGTCTAGTTCAAGAATTGGCACACATAGCAAATGGCCGTGAACCTGGCAACTGTGTGTCCCTACTTAGAGTCAAT AGTGCAAATTCGAGCCAAAGTAATATGCTGATACTTCAAGAGAGTTGCACTGATTCTACTGGCTCATATGTAGTTTATGCTCCTGTGGATATTGTTGCTATGAATGTAGTGTTGGGTGGAGGGGATCCAGATTATGTTGCCCTGCTTCCATCAGGCTTTGCTATTCTTCCTGATGGGCCTGGAATAAACAGAGGTTCAATACATGATGTTGGATCTGGAGGTTCTCTACTCACAGTTGCCTTCCAGATCTTAGTTGATTCAGCCCCAACAGCAAAACTATCTCTGGGTTCAGTGGCTACTGTTAACAGTCTAATTAAGTGCACAGTTGAAAGGATCAAGGTTGCAGTGATACGTGACAACACCTAA
- the LOC137809597 gene encoding COBRA-like protein 10, with protein sequence MATTLLPYLSPSPSLVAVIAVFFLSCAILVHECEGQQAKALPPAGETCSGIFISYDFLTRKKEYPHVKNVTAQSWAFNSTATVLNTGKEVVKAWKLFIEFQHDEILVSVGGGNIEEATEFPASVGNGTTFVGGSVPDLDTAINTAQDLSQIQAIIQLIGTQFGVKPPTIPMPKTIKLVNDGYKCPKPTTRKSSMYACCKKDPKFKVTLKKTKFLARQKGDLLISYDVTQVFENNYMVQVKMENEHYLGRLDHWNLTWEWTRGEFIYSLKGAFTREIDSGSCISGEAGKYYKDMDFSMINCQINPILSDLPPEKYNDTELGKIPNCCKNGTLLPVIMDPSKSKSVFTMQVFKIPPDLNKTSIFPPEKWKITGILNPNYKCGLPRRVEPARFPDSRGLEATVIAISSWQIVCNITKPAKGRSRCCVSFSAYYNESVIPCNTCACGCENENTRKCNPNSPAMLLPPEALLVPFKNRSQKAVAWAKLKHFTIPKKLPCADHCGVSINWHVVSDFKGGWSARLTLFNWLSTNFEDWFTALQFKKTPRGYDKAYSFNGTTIPTLNHTVFLQGILGSNYLIALDNSTKPNVPGKQQSVISFTKKYSPNIRIAKGDGFPSKVIFNGEECSLPTRFPVRSGNQTSVDLAYQLLLLALAFTFTQLL encoded by the exons ATGGCAACTACACTATTGCCATATCTATCACCTTCACCATCACTGGTAGCAGTGATAGcagttttctttctttcatgtGCAATACTAGTTCATGAGTGTGAGGGCCAACAAGCCAAGGCTTTGCCTCCAGCAGGGGAAACTTGTAGCGGGATTTTCATTTCCTATGACTTTCTCACTCGAAAAAAAGAATACCCTCACGTCAAGAATGTAACGGCGCAATCTTGGGCCTTCAATTCCACCGCAACAGTTCTCAACACAGGCAAGGAAGTGGTGAAAGCGTGGAAGTTGTTCATAGAGTTTCAACATGACGAGATTCTAGTCTCCGTCGGTGGAGGTAACATAGAAGAAGCAACAGAGTTCCCTGCTTCTGTTGGAAATGGCACTACCTTTGTTGGAGGCTCTGTGCCAGACTTGGATACCGCAATCAACACAGCTCAAGATTTAAGCCAAATCCAAGCCATCATCCAGCTTATTGGAACCCAGTTTGGAGTAAAGCCTCCTACGATTCCTATGCCAAAAACCATCAAGTTGGTAAATGATGGTTACAAGTGCCCCAAACCAACTACCCGTA AGAGTTCCATGTACGCGTGCTGCAAAAAGGACCCTAAATTCAAGGTTACACTTAAGAAGACAAAATTCTTGGCAAGGCAGAAAGGGGATCTTCTGATATCCTATGACGTGACTCAAGTGTTTGAGAATAATTACATGGTTCAGGTGAAGATGGAGAATGAACACTACTTGGGACGGTTGGATCATTGGAACTTGACGTGGGAGTGGACAAGAGGGGAGTTTATATACTCTCTGAAAGGTGCTTTCACACGTGAGATAGACTCTGGAAGTTGCATCAGTGGTGAAGCAGGAAAGTACTACAAAGACATGGATTTCTCTATGATTAACTGTCAGATAAACCCCATTCTCAGTGACTTGCCTCCAGAGAAATACAACGACACTGAACTTGGAAAGATACCTAACTGTTGCAAAAACGGAACTCTTTTACCTGTGATCATGGACCCCAGCAAATCCAAATCCGTTTTCACCATGCAAGTCTTCAAAATTCCACCTGATCTAAACAAAACTTCAATTTTCCCTCCAGAGAAATGGAAAATAACGGGCATTCTGAACCCCAACTACAAATGTGGATTACCCAGAAGAGTGGAGCCTGCAAGATTTCCAGATTCAAGAGGACTTGAAGCAACGGTTATAGCCATTTCAAGTTGGCAAATAGTCTGCAACATCACCAAGCCAGCCAAAGGGCGAAGTCGCTGCTGTGTTTCTTTCTCAGCTTATTACAATGAGTCTGTGATCCCATGCAACACATGTGCCTGCGGCTGTGAGAATGAAAACACCAGAAAATGCAACCCCAATTCACCAGCAATGCTTCTCCCCCCAGAAGCTCTTCTTGTACCCTTCAAGAACAGATCACAAAAGGCCGTTGCTTGGGCCAAACTGAAGCATTTCACAATCCCCAAAAAACTACCATGTGCTGATCACTGTGGAGTGAGCATAAACTGGCATGTGGTTTCCGATTTCAAAGGTGGGTGGAGTGCTCGACTCACTCTCTTCAACTGGTTGAGCACCAACTTTGAGGATTGGTTCACTGCACTGCAATTCAAGAAGACTCCTCGCGGCTACGATAAAGCATATTCTTTCAATGGAACAACCATTCCAACCCTCAACCATACTGTTTTCTTGCAAGGAATTCTAGGATCAAACTACCTCATAGCTTTAGACAATTCAACCAAACCGAATGTGCCCGGAAAACAGCAATCTGTTATCTCCTTCACCAAGAAGTATTCACCGAATATCCGAATTGCAAAAGGAGATGGGTTCCCTTCAAAGGTCATTTTCAACGGTGAAGAGTGTTCTCTTCCTACTCGATTCCCTGTCAGAAGTGGAAACCAAACTAGTGTAGATTTAGCATACCAACTATTGCTTTTGGCTTTAGCTTTTACATTCACTCAACTGCTGTAA
- the LOC137810408 gene encoding pectinesterase-like: MATHQSLLENPRKPVSKTICLILSVAVVLTSSALIASYLTKPTILFSHTISHHVCDHAIDTPACLAHVLELVQDPISQNHKFGLLQSFLARSASHIEKAMEAANATRVRMNNPREEAALRDCVELMELSMERVRDSKASLAKDTADSVEDAHTWLSSVLTNHVTCLDGLEERGGRVMEEEVQELISRARTSLAMLVAVLPPNPKVEEVSENGKFPSWVRSRDRKLLESWAGEITANVVVAKDGSGDFKTVAEAVASAPEKSKKRYVIHVKSGTYKENVEIGKRKKNVMLVGDGMNTTIITGSLNFIDGTGTFRTATVAAVGDGFIAQDIWFQNTAGPEKHQAVALRVGSDESVINRCRVDAYQDTLYAHSNRQFYRDSFIAGTIDFIFGNAAAVFQNCKLEARKPMSSQKNMVTAQGRTDPNQNTGTSIQQCELSPCADLRPVIDSFKTYLGRPWKNFSRTVVMQSFLDKHIDPEGWAEWDAEHKSYLETLYYGEYMNKGPGAGTSERVNWSGYHIIKTEAEANHFTVKNLIQGDVWLKNSGVNFIEGL; this comes from the exons ATGGCAACACACCAATCTCTGTTAGAAAACCCTAGAAAACCCGTTTCCAAAACCATATGCTTAATCCTCTCTGTAGCTGTTGTGCTAACTTCATCAGCTCTCATCGCTTCTTATCTCACAAAACCCACCATCTTATTCAGCCACACCATCTCTCACCATGTTTGCGATCACGCAATTGATACTCCAGCATGCTTAGCACATGTCTTAGAACTGGTACAAGATCCGATCTCGCAAAACCACAAATTCGGCTTGCTCCAGTCTTTTTTAGCGAGATCCGCTTCACACATTGAGAAAGCGATGGAGGCAGCGAACGCCACAAGGGTGAGGATGAACAATCCAAGAGAAGAAGCTGCCTTGCGGGATTGCGTGGAGCTCATGGAGTTATCCATGGAAAGAGTTCGGGACTCAAAGGCGAGCCTAGCCAAAGACACCGCTGATTCTGTTGAAGATGCACACACTTGGCTCAGCAGCGTGCTCACCAATCATGTAACATGCTTGGATGGATTGGAGGAGCGAGGTGGAAGGGTTATGGAGGAAGAGGTTCAGGAATTGATCTCGCGCGCAAGAACCTCTTTAGCCATGCTTGTTGCTGTTCTGCCTCCAAATCCGAAGGTGGAAGAGGTGTCGGAAAATGGGAAGTTTCCGTCATGGGTGAGAAGCAGGGATCGGAAGCTGTTGGAGTCTTGGGCGGGAGAGATTACGGCGAACGTTGTGGTGGCTAAGGACGGGAGTGGTGACTTCAAGACGGTTGCTGAAGCGGTGGCATCAGCGCCGGAGAAAAGCAAGAAGAGGTATGTTATTCATGTGAAGAGCGGAACATATAAAGAGAACGTTGAAATcggaaagagaaagaagaacgTGATGCTGGTGGGTGACGGCATGAATACCACTATAATCACCGGAAGCTTGAACTTCATCGACGGAACGGGCACCTTCAGAACTGCTACTGTTG CGGCGGTTGGGGATGGGTTTATAGCCCAAGACATTTGGTTTCAGAATACAGCAGGCCCAGAAAAGCACCAGGCAGTGGCTCTTCGCGTGGGCTCTGACGAATCGGTGATAAATCGTTGCCGCGTGGACGCATATCAAGACACTCTCTACGCCCATTCCAACAGACAGTTCTACCGCGACTCCTTCATTGCGGGCACCATTGACTTCATCTTCGGAAACGCTGCTGCTGTGTTCCAGAACTGTAAGCTAGAGGCCCGGAAGCCCATGAGTAGTCAGAAAAACATGGTGACGGCCCAAGGACGAACAGACCCAAACCAGAACACAGGAACTTCAATTCAACAGTGTGAGCTCTCCCCCTGCGCGGATCTCAGGCCCGTTATAGACTCTTTCAAAACTTATTTGGGCCGCCCGTGGAAGAACTTCTCAAGAACTGTTGTGATGCAATCGTTTTTGGACAAGCACATTGACCCTGAGGGATGGGCCGAATGGGATGCGGAACATAAAAGCTATTTGGAGACCCTATATTATGGAGAGTACATGAACAAAGGACCAGGAGCTGGTACCAGTGAAAGAGTGAATTGGAGTGGTTACCACATCATCAAAACTGAGGCTGAGGCCAACCACTTCACTGTAAAAAACCTGATCCAAGGTGATGTTTGGTTGAAGAACAGTGGTGTCAACTTCATTGAAGGTCTATAA
- the LOC137810409 gene encoding pectinesterase-like: MAIQESLLERPRNSATKTICLIFSLAALICSSVFAASYFIKPSSFLNQSSPQHLCHHALDNPSCLAHLSEVVQGPIFTTTKDHSFNLFHSFLLKSTSHIQRAMNTASSIKLRVNSPKEEAALNDCVELMDLSIDRVLDSMLTLTNQTTESQQDAHTWLSSVLTNHATCLDGLEGTARALMEAELEDLISRARTALAMFVTVLPPRVEPIDEPLNGEFPSWLSSKDRRLLESSVGDINANVVVAKDGSGKFKTVAEAVASAPDNSKTRYVIYVKKGTYKENVEIGKKKKNVMLVGDGKDLTVITGSLNYIDGTGTFQTATVAAVGDGFIGQDIWFQNTAGPQKHQAVALRVGADQSVINRCRVDAYQDTLYAHTNRQFYRDSFITGTVDFIFGNAAVVFQKCYLVARKPMSNQKNMVTAQGREDPNQNTGTSIQQCNITPSSDLKPVAGSIKTYLGRPWKKYSRTVVMQSTIENHIDPAGWAEWDDKSKDFLQTLYYAEYMNSGAGAGTSKRVNWPGYHKTITTAEANKFTVKQFIQGNVWLKNTGVNYIEGL; encoded by the exons ATGGCTATCCAAGAATCTCTGCTAGAGAGGCCAAGAAATTCTGCTACCAAAACTATCTGTTTAATCTTCTCTTTGGCTGCTCTCATATGCTCCTCAGTCTTTGCTGCTTCTTATTTCATCAAACCCAGTTCCTTCCTTAACCAATCCTCTCCTCAACATCTCTGTCATCATGCACTTGATAACCCATCATGCTTAGCACACCTCTCAGAAGTGGTTCAAGGTCCCATCTTCACCACAACAAAAGACCACAGCTTCAATTTGTTCCACTCTTTCTTATTGAAATCCACCTCACACATTCAGAGAGCCATGAACACAGCTAGTTCCATCAAACTTAGGGTTAACAGTCCCAAGGAGGAAGCAGCTTTGAACGACTGTGTGGAGCTGATGGATTTATCCATCGACAGAGTTTTGGACTCAATGCTAACTCTAACAAACCAAACCACTGAGTCACAGCAAGATGCACACACATGGCTAAGTAGCGTGCTCACTAACCATGCAACTTGTTTGGATGGGTTAGAGGGGACAGCTCGAGCCCTTATGGAGGCTGAACTTGAGGACTTGATATCCAGAGCAAGAACCGCTCTGGCCATGTTTGTGACTGTTTTGCCCCCGAGGGTTGAACCAATCGATGAGCCACTGAATGGGGAGTTTCCCTCTTGGTTGAGCAGCAAGGATAGGAGGCTTTTGGAGTCCAGTGTTGGGGACATCAATGCCAACGTTGTGGTGGCAAAGGATGGAAGTGGGAAATTCAAGACTGTGGCTGAGGCTGTGGCATCTGCACCTGATAACAGTAAGACAAGGTATGTTATTTACGTGAAAAAAGGAACATATAAAGAGAATGTTGAAATtggtaagaagaagaagaacgtGATGCTCGTTGGAGATGGTAAGGATCTAACTGTAATTACCGGCAGCTTGAATTATATTGACGGAACGGGCACATTTCAGACTGCAACTGTGG CTGCTGTGGGGGATGGATTTATAGGTCAAGACATATGGTTCCAGAACACTGCAGGCCCACAGAAGCACCAAGCAGTGGCTCTTCGAGTAGGTGCCGACCAATCCGTCATAAACCGATGTCGCGTAGATGCCTATCAAGACACTCTCTACGCACACACCAACAGGCAGTTCTACAGAGACTCTTTTATCACCGGCACCGTTGACTTCATTTTCGGAAACGCCGCCGTCGTCTTCCAAAAGTGCTACTTGGTGGCCCGAAAGCCCATGAGTAACCAAAAAAACATGGTGACGGCTCAAGGAAGAGAAGATCCAAACCAAAACACAGGAACTTCAATTCAACAATGTAACATAACACCCAGCTCAGATCTCAAGCCTGTTGCGGGTTCCATCAAAACTTATCTGGGTCGACCATGGAAGAAGTACTCCAGAACTGTTGTGATGCAGTCGACAATAGAGAACCATATTGACCCAGCAGGATGGGCAGAGTGGGATGACAAGAGTAAGGACTTTTTGCAAACTTTGTATTATGCAGAGTACATGAACAGTGGAGCAGGTGCTGGAACCAGCAAAAGAGTGAACTGGCCTGGTTACCATAAGACCATAACTACAGCAGAAGCCAACAAGTTCACAGTAAAACAGTTTATCCAAGGAAATGTTTGGTTGAAGAACACAGGGGTGAACTATATAGAAGGCCTCTAA
- the LOC137810410 gene encoding pectinesterase-like has translation MHGQNKALVTLTSMAIQESLLERPRNSATKTICLIFSVAAVICSSLFAASYFIKPSSFLNQSSPQHLCHHALDNPSCLAHLSEVVQGPIFTTTKDHSFNLFHSFLLKSTSHIQRAMNTASSIKLRVNSPKEEAALNDCVELMDLSIDRVLDSMLTLTNQTTESQQDAHTWLSSVLTNHATCLDGLEGTARALMEAELEDLISRARTTLAMFVTVLPPRVEPIVDEPLNGEFPSWLRSKDRRLLESSVGDINANVVVAKDGSDKFKTVAEAVKSAPVNSKTRYVIYVKKGTYKENVEICQTKKNVMLVGDGKDLTVITGSLNYVDGTGTFQTATVAAVGDGFIGQDIWFQNTAGPQKQQAVALRVGADKSVINRCRIDAFQDTLYAHSNRQFYRDSFITGTVDFIFGNAAVVFQKCNLVARKPMSNQKNMVTAQGREDPNQNTGTSIQQCNLTPSSDLKPVVGSIKTYLGRPWKKYSRTVVMQSTIENHIYPTGWAEWDEKSKDFLQTLYYAEYNNSGAGAGSSKRVNWPGYHKSITATEASKFTVTQLIQGNVWLKNTGVNYTEGL, from the exons ATGCATGGCCAAAACAAGGCACTAGTAACACTTACAAGTATGGCTATCCAAGAATCTCTGCTAGAGAGGCCAAGAAATTCTGCTACCAAAACTATCTGTTTAATCTTCTCTGTAGCTGCTGTCATATGCTCATCACTCTTTGCTGCTTCTTATTTCATCAAACCCAGTTCCTTCCTTAACCAATCCTCTCCTCAACATCTCTGTCATCATGCACTTGATAACCCATCATGCTTAGCACATCTCTCAGAAGTGGTTCAAGGTCCCATCTTCACCACAACAAAAGACCACAGCTTCAATTTGTTCCACTCTTTCTTATTGAAATCCACCTCACACATTCAGAGAGCCATGAACACAGCTAGTTCCATCAAACTTAGGGTTAACAGTCCCAAGGAGGAAGCAGCTTTGAACGACTGCGTGGAGCTGATGGATTTATCCATCGACAGAGTTTTGGACTCAATGCTAACTCTAACAAACCAAACCACTGAGTCACAGCAAGATGCACACACATGGCTAAGTAGCGTGCTCACTAACCATGCAACTTGTTTGGATGGGTTAGAGGGGACAGCTCGAGCACTTATGGAGGCTGAACTCGAGGACTTGATATCCAGAGCAAGAACAACTCTGGCTATGTTTGTTACTGTTTTGCCCCCGAGGGTTGAACCAATCGTTGATGAGCCACTGAATGGGGAGTTTCCCTCGTGGTTGAGAAGCAAGGATAGGAGGCTTTTGGAGTCCAGTGTTGGGGACATCAACGCCAACGTTGTGGTGGCCAAGGATGGAAGCGACAAGTTTAAGACTGTGGCTGAGGCTGTGAAATCTGCACCTGTAAACAGTAAGACAAGGTATGTTATTTACGTGAAAAAAGGAACATATAAAGAGAATGTTGAAATTTGTCAGACAAAGAAGAACGTGATGCTCGTTGGAGATGGTAAGGATCTAACTGTAATTACCGGCAGCTTGAATTATGTTGACGGAACGGGCACATTTCAGACTGCAACTGTGG CTGCTGTGGGGGATGGATTTATAGGTCAAGACATATGGTTCCAGAACACTGCAGGCCCACAGAAGCAACAAGCAGTGGCTCTGCGCGTAGGCGCCGACAAATCCGTCATAAACCGTTGTCGCATAGATGCCTTCCAAGACACACTCTACGCACACTCCAACAGGCAGTTCTACAGAGACTCTTTCATCACCGGCACCGTTGACTTCATTTTTGGAAACGCCGCCGTCGTCTTCCAAAAGTGCAACTTGGTTGCCCGAAAGCCCATGAGTAACCAAAAAAACATGGTGACGGCTCAAGGAAGAGAAGATCCAAACCAAAACACAGGAACTTCAATTCAACAATGTAACCTAACACCCAGCTCAGATCTTAAGCCTGTTGTGGGTTCCATCAAAACTTATCTGGGTCGACCATGGAAGAAGTACTCCAGAACTGTGGTGATGCAGTCGACAATAGAGAACCATATTTACCCAACAGGATGGGCAGAGTGGGATGAAAAGAGTAAGGACTTTTTGCAAACATTGTATTATGCAGAGTACAATAACAGTGGAGCAGGTGCTGGAAGCAGCAAGAGAGTGAACTGGCCTGGTTACCATAAGAGCATAACTGCAACAGAAGCCTCAAAGTTCACAGTAACACAGCTCATCCAAGGAAATGTTTGGCTGAAAAACACCGGGGTCAACTACACGGAAGGCCTCTAA